The nucleotide sequence ccctctctcctcctgcgCTCCCTAGGCGGAGGTGAGGACAGGCCTCACGGAAAAGGCGGAGGAAGGGCCGGGATCTGGCCGTGTCGTTgctccacccccagcctggccacCTAGGAATGTTCCGCCAGGCTCCGAGGCACAGGGCTGGCCTCACGGTGGGCTCCAGAGCCTGGCAGGGAACGCCAGTGAGGTCTGCAGGACGAAGGTCTGGCTTCCCCGTGCAACAGCAGCAAAACTCCCAGCGCACGACCAAGCTTGTAAGGCCTGGACTCGGCCCCCAGTGCTCCAGCCAGGACTTCCACGCTCGCTGAGGGCTCGCCCACCTGGCCGGCGGAATGTTCTTGCTCGCGTCCGATGCCATGGGTCTCGGCTGAGCCAAACTCTGGGCCCAGAGACATCACACCCAGCGTGGGGAGCGTTTTGGTATCGGGGGCAGCTTCAGAGGCCTGGAGCCTCTCGTATAGCAGGTGACCGCGAGCAGGACTCACCGGATGTAGCCTCGTGTGACAcacccccctcccagccccacgtGCAGGCACACAGGTATCTGATCACGCCGGCACACGCTCTCGGAAACGGATACCGTGGGTCCACACTCCTGCGGCCACGGAGCTCCCGGCACGGGCGGCTGGAGCCAGGTCCCTTGTGCAAGACGAACGCACGCTGCTCCTCCGGACTCCACTGTGAAAAGCAAACACTCGACAAGGCCCCTCAAGAGCCCGTGGCTTTTTCAGAGAACAACTTCTACTTCCACAGAGAGGCCTCTGGAGCTCGCAGGGGTGGGAGCTGGGGCTGCGCTGGAAAGGGGGCCGGGAAGACCCTGCTTGGGACACCAGCGTCCCCTGCGCCTGGCGTGGGCCCGGTCACCGCCCCGCAGCCAGTCCCGAGACTGTGCTGCCGCCAGCTACAGGAAGGGTCTGGTGCCCAGAGGGGCAGCGCCCCTCTGCAGAGGGAGGCAAGGATCGTGTGACCACAGGGAAGTGTCACTCGGCCGGGTGGCCCCCGAGCCAGGAGTCAGATTCGGGGTCCTGGCCTGCCCCAGCCGAGAGCCCCGACCCACCTCTGCGGCTGTTGGACGTGGCCGTGGTCTTGCTGGCCGGGCAAGCACACGGctgtccctccctctgctctcGGGGCGGGGGTCCCCGGCTGGGCTGCCAACTGCTCTGGGTCCTTGATGGGAGCCCACTTGAAGCGTCACAGGACTGTGACATGTGGCTGGACCCTGCCTAAGTGGACAGCGGGCAGGTCTGTGACAGCTGCCCTCACACGCGAGTCTCCCACGGTGGCTGGAGAGGAAGGCTCCGGGCGGAGGCGGCGGCTGCAGTTGGAGGGGGCCGGCACCGCCTGCTCACAGGCCTCCTGGGGGCTCAGGCGGGACGGGGTCGGGTCGGGCGCGATCTGTGTCTTCCaagccccacccagcctgccGGCCAGGAAGTCCAGGCTGTGCCCAGAGGCCACACGGGGCGGGGGCGGCCTGGGGCCACTGCCCGGGGGGCTGGGGAGCCCTGCAGGGGGGCACCCGGCGTTTGTTCATGGAAAGGCTCCTCAGTGAAAACCCCGGCCTGACCACCTGGGGGAAAGGCTCCGTTACCATGCGTGGCTGATAAGGGCCAGGAGATTCCACAGCCCAGGTAGTTCCCCCGCCCCCCTGGCGTTTGTGGTCACCATTAATCATTTCCTCTGTGCATATAAGAGCTCTTTTGCCAGCGAGCCCAGTACTCGGAGAGAAAGGCTAAAGTTCTCAGGAGGATGTGGCTGCAGAGCCTGCTGGTCCTGGGCACCGTGGTCGGCAGCCTCTGCGCACCCACCTTCCCGCCCAGCACCGCCACCCGGCCCTGGCGGCACGTGGACGCCATCAAGGAGGCCCTGAGCCTCCTGGGCCAGAGCAACGACACCGATGCCGACCTGGTGAGCGGGGAGGGCTGGCCCTGCGGGGCCACCTGCTGTCCCTGGGCGGGCCCTGCCTGTCAGCTCCCTAACGTGACATTTCCTTTGCCACAGAGTGAAGCAGAAGTCGTCTCTGAAACGTTCGACCCCCAGGTAAGATGCTCCCCTCCGACCCGGCTTCCAGGAGCCTCTGCCCGTTCTTGGTGGCCCCCACAGGGCGTCCACCTCCTCTCCAGCCAGCTGGCTGCcaggagagaggggcagggatggggcGCTCGAGAGGCCGCGGGCCTTGCCCTGTGGCAGTCCCGGGAGCAGCCGTGGGCAGACGCCGCGTTCTAGGGCCAGCGGTCACCGGGGGCAGGTGGGCAAGCGAGGGCCACttctggggcaggggctgtgggtctGGGGCGCTCACTGTGCCCTGGGCCAAGGCCCGTGCAGACAGCTGACTGCAGGCGGGCACAAGGGGTCTCAGCACAACCCTCGCgacgccccgccccgccccgccccttcTGCCTGGATGGCGGGTGACAgtggcctcctccccagcccggACCCTCTGGAGGCGTCGGCTGACGATGACCAGACCCAGCCTCAGACTCATCGGAATCAGCCTGGGCCCCTCCCGAGCCCTGCCCCCGAGGGACGGGGAGGGGAGCGGGCGGGTGATGGGGGGTGTCCTGTGGCTGCTGGGCGCCTGGCCGCAGCTCACCGTGGACGCCGTGTCCCGCAGGAGCCCACGTGCCTGCAGACCCGCCTGGAGCTGTACAAGCGGAGCCTTCGCGGCAGCCTGGCCAGGCTCAGGGGCCCCCTGACCATGATGGGCAGCCACTACCAGCAGCACTGCGCCCCCACCCCGGTGAGCGCCGCCAGGGCCCCGGGCAGGACGGTCTGAGTCTGGGGggcgggagggtggggagagaccTCTGGCTGTGGCTGCTCAGGACCCCAGAGGGTCTCTGTGTTAACGGACATGTCACGATGGGCCCAGCAGGGAGGGAGCGGCCGGCTCACCCTCCGCCCTGGGAGTCCACGCCGGGTGCTCTGAAGCTGACTGTGCTTGGGGCTGTTGTTGGTCCCTAACGAGGTCAGGGGTGAGGCAAAGCCCAGGAAACTCAGGGCCTGCGCAAGGGCCCGAGTGCCACCTCCCGACAGGACTTTCCCTTGGCCCCACCTGGGGTGAAGCAAGAGGGGGGACCTGCTGGGCTGGACGAGGCCCGGGCTCTCCTTCCCGCTGGACGAGACTGGGGTCTGCGGCCCTGACTCCTGCCCCACTCGTGCTGGGAGAGGCCTCGGCCCCCAGAGGACCCGTCTCGGGCTGGCAGGCTGTCGGGCCTTGGCCCCCGCTCCTGCTGGCAGGCCTGCGCCGCTTGGGCAACACACGGTGGCCACAGTGTCACCTGACCCCGGTCAGCGGCAGGCTCTGGAGTGGCCTCCTGGCCCTGAGCTCTGAGAGGCGGGGCAAAAACACGGAGGTGCTCGCCCCAGACTACCCCCTCGCCGGGACtcaagtggtttttatttttctttttctctttaaaggagACTTCCTGTGAAACCCAGATTATCACCTTCAAAAGCTTCAAAAAGAACCTGAAGGACTTTCTGTTTGTCATCCCCTTCGACTGCTGGAAGCCAGACCAGGAGTGAGGCAGGCTGGGTCGGGGCGTGCCGCACACACCGCTGCTCCCTCCCGGAACGCGCCGGAAGCTCGGCGTCTTCATGCCCGAGGGACCAAGGGGTGGCCCAGCCAGGACGGGGGTGGCCTGGACCTGCCCGGGCCGCACTGACCCCAACAGCGGGCCCGGAagagagatggggggaggggttATCCTGGAAGAGatcagtaatatttatttatatatttatgtttttaaaatatttatttatttatttatttaagcttGTACTCTGTATTTATTCAAGATGTTTTACTATgataataaattattcaaaatctgcttttatttgtgtagttttctggtttgttttcaaCCGTGAGCGAATGCTGGTGGCGTCCCACCTCCccatggggcaggggagggaggaaatcGGGGGGCCggggcctgcgggggtcgggctGTCGGAGCAGAGGGGAGGTGACAGCCAGGCCTGCAGCCTTTGCACGCCTGGATGTGTGTCCCCGGTTCCGACCCCAGAGAAAGGCTTTCGGGTGCCCCAGGAGAAGCTTGCCCCCGAGAAGGGGCTTCATCCTtgctggggaggcctggggggccGCACAGGCTGAGCCGGCCCACCTGGCACCGGGCAGGACACCTGGGCTGCTCAGAGGCCTGGCCCCTGTGCTGGACGCCCTGCCCCTCACACCCAGGGCTGCAACCGTGACTAAGGTAAATCAGCAAACTAACCgttcaggggaaaaaaaccaaaccacaggGGTCAGAGCTCAGCATATTTACCAAACTTTCCCCAAAATGGGTGATTTTAATCTTTGAGAGTCAGAATGTAAGTTCGTAATTTGTTGGTACGTGGCTCTAGTGTAGCATTTTTCTgaactggtttttatttttacatgaagtTTCAGATCCAATCAGGCCCTTTCCCCTAAAGCCCAGGGCCTTCAGGCCGAGAGAACGAGcagccatcctcctcctcctcctcattctgaCAGCTGAGGCGAAGGCCTTGCTCCTGAGCCTGTTCCTCTGTGTCCCTGCGGGGTGTGTGGCGTGTCCCCAGGTCTTAGGTGGCAGTGGGGCACCTTGACAGGGGGCCGGGGGAGCTGGTTTGTGCAGCTTTTGCCGCCCGGCGTCCTCCGAGCCGAGCGCCCCCACCCCCCTTGCCCCCTCCGCTGCCGCGAGCACCGGGGACAGCACAGTCCTGGCCACAGACCTGCCCCACACTCAGGCAGAAAGGTCACGACTTCAGCTTTGATCACAAATAAGAAGTCTGGGACTGAGCCTGAACTTGGGCAAAGACAAGAATCCCTCCAGCACTTGCTGTTGTTGAAAATGCACCAGAAGCACATCTTGCCCAGCGATAAGGGCTCCCGTCTTCCCCGCGAGCGCGATGACTGATAAGAGGTTTGGCGTTTCCTTGCGCTCACACATACAGGTGGCCCGCGCAGAAATGCTCCCGAGCCCAGGAGCACATCGCTCAGAGCCGCCTTCAAGCAAGACCATGCGCCTGCTCTGCGTGCTCCTGGCCTGCGTGCCCTGGGTGCCGGGAAGCCACTGCGCCCCGGTGAAGGCAGACACGGCGTCCCCCCAGGACAACCACACGGCCATCTGCGCTGAGATTCAGCGGGAGCTGTCGGCGGACAAGAACACGTACACGGTGAGTCCGGGTCTTCGTCAGCTGTTTTGCTCCCGGTGCCCTGTGCGTGTCTCACCGGCTCCTCTCGCTCCCAGGGCTCCTTCAACAGGCCCCAGAACACCAGCGAGGTGAGGGGACTTTCGCATCACATGGGAACCGGGAGAGCGGGGTCGCCCCAGTCGGGCCCAGGGAGAGATAAGAGGAAGGACTCGGAGTGAGGAATCTAGAGAAAGCTGCGTGTTTAAGGACGGAGCTGCCAGCTCAGCTGACAGAGGAACCGGAGCCCGGGTCCTGGGCTTTGCCAGGCTCTCCGGCCACCAACCCAGCGcagccctgggcccagggagAGACCCGACAGCCACAGCCTCCACTGAGTGGCCTGCAGGGCCCACAGGTCTCCGGGGGGAGCATCAGGGAAGGGCCTGAGCTGCGGTCTGGGGCCCCGTCCGGCTGGGGTGCCTGGGGCTGGGCGAGGAGGAGGCTGGGTGAGGACGGGGCTgggtgaggagggggctgggcgaCGGTGAGGCTGGGCGAGGAGGAGGCTgggtgaggagggggctgggcgaggaggaggctgggcgaggagggggctgggcgACGGTGAGGCTGGGCGAGGAGGAGGCTgggtgaggagggggctgggcgaggaggaggctgggcgaggagggggctgggcgAGGACGGGGCTgggtgaggagggggctgggcgaGGACGGGGCTgggtgaggagggggctgggcgaGGAGGGGGCTGGGTGAGGACGGGGCTGGgcgaggagggggctgggcgaggagggggctgggcgaggaggaggctgggcgaggaggaggctgggtgaggagggggctgggcgaggaggaggctgggcgaggaggaggctgggagaggaggaggctgggtgaggagggggctgggagaggaggaggctgggtgaggagggggctgggagaggaggaggctgggtgaggagggggctgggcgaggaggaggctgggcgaggaggaggctgggagaggaggaggctgggtgaGGACGGGGCTGGgcgaggagggggctgggcgAGGAGGAGGCTGGGTGAGGACGGGGCTGGGTGAGGACGGGGCTGGGCGAGGAGGAGGCTGGGTGAGGACGGGGCTgggtgaggagggggctgggcgaGGAGGAGGCTGGGCGAGGAGGAGGCTGGGCGAGGAGGGGACTGGGCGACGGTGAGGCTGGAGTCGGCCGGTGCCCTGCTGTGCACAGCCTGTCCCGTGCCCCTCCTGTTCCAGGAGCTCTGCTACGGGGAGTTTACGAAGAACTTCACCTCCACCCTGAAGGACCTTGTCACCAAATACGACAAGCAAGACCACCACATAAAGAAGATTTACAAGGACATGGAAGAGCTCACCAGGATCTGCCCGAAGCTGAAAGTAAGTTGCTGTTTGTTCTCGGGGGAACCTGAGTCACCATTTCTCTGCACCACAGCCGGGGCCCGGTGGGACAAAGGGCCCCTTACGGACCCCCCCTGCCACGGGCAAGGCCCCCTGTGCTGCTCTTGGGCCACACAGTGGGCTGTTCTCCGGGACTGTTTCCAGTCCTCTCCCtgcagtggggtggggctggggtgaggggtggcGAGTCCGGGGTCCTGGGGGTTCTGCCCGTGCTCAGGCCCCGTCCCAGGGGTCAGGGTGGGGCGGGTCTGAGACAGGTGGGAGGAGGACTCACTCTGGGGAGGGGGACTGGCAGCCCCAAGCTTGCTCCAGTGCGCCCCGTCCTTGGGGCCTCCCCTGGACGGCTGGACCCACTGGGAGCCCGTGCGGGGGCTGGGCAGCAGCTTCAGGGGCATCATGGGCACACGGCTGagctgctcctccctccctgcccaccactgGCACAGCCCCCTGCGTGCGCCCACCCTGCTGTCCTCATGTCCCTGTCCTGTCCCTCGCCCTGCGGgctccctccccaggctctggATGCCTCGGACGCTGGGCTCACCCTCCCGCAGACGGCCGGAGCTGCCTCCTAGGGGTGGGGGCTGACAAGACCCTTGTAGCTGGAAGGACAAgagtttgcttttgtttattcattttgtctGCTAAGAAGGTGACTTACACACGTATTTCTTATGTAGCCAACAGACTCGCCCATGAACTGTACTATTGAGCAAAGCGATTTCTCCAAGTTCAAGGAAGCCTTGGAGAGTGTGATCATGTCCATCGAAGGATGGAAATCGTGTAAGAGGATCAAGCGCAGCCGCCGGGACCCCATCCTCCCCCGGGCTTAGAGCTGCGGGGAGGAGACTGGAGGAGCCTCAGATAGAGTTGACTGCGGGGTGGGGGGGTTTGCTGGCCCTGGGCCGGCAGACAAGGCAGCGGGCGGGTGACGGGTGTGGGGCCTAAGGACACACTTCTGTGACTGACACATCTGCTGCTTCAATAAAGCCGAGTGTGGGACGATGACGAGAGCCGTGGTGGTGTCCAGGGTGTGGGACACTCGCGAGAGCTGTGGTGACGTCCAGCCAGACTGGAAGGGGGGACATCCAGCCAGACTggaaggggtggggctgggctgatGGTGCCATCACCCGGCTCCTGACCTGGAGGCCCAGGGGTTTCTCAGGAGTGGGGACCCCATGGTGGGCACACAGTGGGGGCTCGCTCCCCTCGCTGTGCCCCCGTCTCCCGTGTCCTTCAGAACTCAGACCTCAGACCCGTTCCCAGAACCCCAGCCCCAGTCAGCACCCGCCCCCTCGGGACTCAGAGCCCTCCCTGCTGTGCTCTCCGCTTCGCTCCTGGGGGCTCGGAATCGGATCCAGCCCCTCAGGCCCGTGAGGTGCCGCAGGAGTGT is from Eulemur rufifrons isolate Redbay chromosome 10, OSU_ERuf_1, whole genome shotgun sequence and encodes:
- the CSF2 gene encoding granulocyte-macrophage colony-stimulating factor, whose translation is MWLQSLLVLGTVVGSLCAPTFPPSTATRPWRHVDAIKEALSLLGQSNDTDADLSEAEVVSETFDPQEPTCLQTRLELYKRSLRGSLARLRGPLTMMGSHYQQHCAPTPETSCETQIITFKSFKKNLKDFLFVIPFDCWKPDQE